From Coriobacteriaceae bacterium, a single genomic window includes:
- a CDS encoding nitroreductase family protein → MSYLDLARGRYSCREFQDRSVEQAVVDAIVEAGRIAPSACNNHPARVMVLDTPELLEKAAACQPRFARDGSIFGAPLVFLICSVTDDAWVRPYDQMNSSEIDTSIVCDQMMMEATEQGLGTCWVCHFKPEVAQEQFNLPEGVYPYHMLVCGYPADHIADSEHREARTILLSDFLLK, encoded by the coding sequence ATGTCTTATTTGGATCTGGCTCGGGGTCGGTATTCTTGTCGTGAATTTCAGGATCGTTCTGTTGAGCAAGCTGTTGTGGATGCCATTGTTGAGGCTGGGCGTATTGCTCCTTCTGCTTGTAATAATCATCCAGCCCGTGTGATGGTGCTGGATACGCCTGAGCTGTTGGAGAAGGCTGCTGCTTGTCAGCCTCGGTTTGCTCGTGATGGGTCCATCTTTGGGGCTCCGCTTGTCTTCCTTATTTGCAGCGTTACCGATGATGCTTGGGTACGCCCGTATGACCAGATGAATTCCAGTGAAATCGATACGTCCATCGTGTGCGACCAGATGATGATGGAGGCCACCGAGCAGGGCCTGGGAACGTGCTGGGTATGCCATTTTAAGCCTGAGGTGGCACAGGAGCAGTTCAACCTGCCCGAGGGCGTCTATCCCTATCACATGCTCGTCTGCGGATATCCTGCCGACCACATCGCCGATTCCGAGCATCGCGAGGCCCGCACCATTCTCCTCTCCGACTTCCTCCTCAAGTAG
- a CDS encoding DUF47 family protein, producing the protein MAKKPDSFYFDNYVACADLAVQAAELLTKIFENFDPAQIHDMLNKMHAIEHAADKKHHELEDALLTAFITPLEREDLDLMSCALDTVLDRIEGVVQRVYFTNIQSIHPDAIVIAHKVTDACRAMKDLMVELPNYRKSKTLRELVIQINTIESEADELYINAMRNLHVNGKDPLEVIAWRDVYAFLEYCADCCENVADVVDSIVMKNS; encoded by the coding sequence ATGGCAAAGAAACCCGATTCGTTCTACTTTGACAACTACGTCGCTTGCGCCGACCTCGCCGTCCAGGCCGCAGAGCTGCTCACCAAGATTTTTGAGAACTTCGATCCCGCGCAGATTCACGACATGCTCAATAAGATGCATGCGATTGAGCATGCGGCAGACAAGAAGCACCACGAGCTCGAAGACGCCCTGCTCACCGCCTTTATCACCCCGCTCGAGCGCGAGGATCTGGATCTGATGAGCTGCGCGCTCGACACCGTGCTCGACCGTATTGAGGGCGTCGTGCAGCGCGTCTACTTCACCAACATCCAGAGCATCCATCCCGACGCCATCGTCATCGCCCACAAGGTGACTGACGCCTGCCGCGCCATGAAAGACCTGATGGTCGAGCTTCCCAACTACCGCAAGTCCAAAACGCTGCGCGAACTCGTCATCCAGATCAACACCATCGAGTCCGAGGCCGACGAGCTCTACATCAACGCCATGCGCAACCTGCACGTTAACGGCAAGGACCCGCTCGAGGTCATCGCCTGGCGTGACGTGTACGCCTTCCTGGAGTACTGCGCTGACTGCTGTGAGAATGTGGCCGATGTTGTGGATTCGATTGTCATGAAGAACAGTTAA
- a CDS encoding inorganic phosphate transporter, with product MDVTFSTFLGQIVSNPVLAVTVILALGAIFVNGWTDAPNAIATCVTTRCMPARAAILMSAAFNFLGVLIMTHFNASVANTISHIVDFGGNSTMALACLCAALFSIVVYGATASRFGIPTSQSHSLIAGLTGAAIALGGASSVNVHEWMKVIYGLALSIGLGFVMGWVLCKLVSILFAAANRRRANVFFKYAQIASAAAMSFMHGAQDGQKFIGVLFLGVAFANGQTSVGDAGIPIWIMLLCSATMGIGTSVGGERIIKSVGQSMVKLEKYQGFSADLAGAANLLLATLTGIPVSSTHIKTCAIMGVGAVKRLSAINFGVVKDMMFTWFFTFPACGLISFVMAKLFMMFL from the coding sequence ATGGACGTAACGTTCTCAACCTTCCTCGGCCAAATTGTGTCGAACCCAGTCCTTGCCGTCACCGTGATCCTCGCGTTGGGCGCCATCTTCGTCAATGGATGGACCGACGCGCCCAACGCCATCGCGACCTGCGTCACTACGCGTTGCATGCCCGCCCGCGCCGCCATTCTCATGAGCGCCGCATTCAACTTCCTCGGCGTGCTCATCATGACGCACTTTAATGCGAGCGTCGCCAACACCATCTCACATATCGTCGACTTTGGCGGAAACAGCACCATGGCGCTCGCCTGTCTGTGCGCGGCGCTGTTCTCCATCGTCGTCTACGGTGCCACAGCGTCGCGTTTTGGCATCCCCACCTCGCAAAGCCACAGCCTTATCGCCGGCCTGACCGGTGCCGCTATCGCCCTCGGCGGCGCGAGCAGCGTCAACGTCCACGAGTGGATGAAGGTCATCTACGGCCTGGCGCTCTCCATCGGCCTGGGCTTTGTCATGGGCTGGGTCCTGTGCAAACTCGTCTCGATTCTTTTCGCCGCCGCCAACAGGCGACGTGCCAATGTCTTCTTTAAATACGCTCAGATCGCGAGCGCCGCGGCCATGAGCTTTATGCACGGCGCGCAGGATGGACAGAAGTTCATCGGCGTGCTCTTTTTAGGCGTGGCCTTCGCAAACGGCCAGACCAGCGTCGGCGATGCCGGCATCCCCATCTGGATTATGCTGCTGTGCTCGGCCACTATGGGTATCGGTACCAGCGTGGGCGGTGAGCGCATCATCAAGTCCGTCGGCCAGAGCATGGTTAAGCTCGAGAAGTATCAGGGCTTCTCCGCCGACCTCGCGGGCGCCGCGAACCTGCTGCTTGCCACCCTTACCGGCATCCCCGTGTCCTCCACACACATCAAGACCTGCGCCATCATGGGCGTCGGTGCCGTCAAGCGCCTCTCGGCCATCAACTTCGGAGTCGTCAAGGACATGATGTTCACCTGGTTCTTCACCTTCCCCGCCTGCGGACTCATCAGCTTTGTCATGGCCAAGCTGTTCATGATGTTCCTCTAA
- a CDS encoding Bax inhibitor-1 family protein — protein sequence MNDIQGYQNGPVESGASRAKEMSPRAYNLAMSALIFLGFCAMGAGAYFTSTMSFARMMMSGAALPLVFGSFILTIVGMVMMSAAASKQSVGLSLVGYVIFASTFGLTASFGLANYDLPTINTAFIATAAITFVFGALGVTFPKFFQRVYGIGFGILLATILVEIVLMFMGVSQSITDLIVIVVFAGFIGYDTYVATTVPPTLPNAVLMASNLFVDIINVFLRILNILGRRD from the coding sequence ATGAACGATATCCAGGGCTATCAGAACGGCCCCGTCGAGAGCGGCGCAAGCCGCGCCAAGGAGATGTCGCCGCGCGCGTACAATCTCGCCATGTCTGCCCTGATCTTCTTGGGCTTTTGCGCCATGGGCGCCGGCGCCTACTTTACGAGCACCATGTCGTTTGCGCGCATGATGATGAGCGGCGCCGCCTTGCCGCTGGTCTTTGGCTCGTTTATTTTGACCATCGTCGGCATGGTCATGATGTCGGCCGCCGCCAGCAAGCAGTCCGTGGGCCTGTCCCTTGTGGGCTACGTAATCTTTGCGAGTACCTTTGGCCTGACCGCGTCGTTTGGCCTTGCCAACTATGACCTGCCCACCATCAACACCGCTTTTATCGCCACGGCCGCCATCACCTTTGTCTTTGGCGCGCTTGGCGTGACCTTCCCCAAGTTTTTCCAGCGTGTGTATGGCATCGGTTTTGGTATTCTGCTCGCCACTATTCTGGTTGAGATCGTGCTGATGTTCATGGGCGTTTCGCAGTCCATCACCGACCTGATCGTGATTGTGGTGTTCGCTGGCTTTATTGGCTACGACACCTATGTTGCCACGACGGTGCCGCCTACGCTGCCCAACGCCGTGCTCATGGCCTCTAACCTGTTCGTGGATATTATCAACGTGTTCCTGCGCATCCTGAACATCCTTGGCCGTCGCGACTAG
- a CDS encoding TIGR02452 family protein, whose amino-acid sequence MADVDNRNRNRRSNRAGQPNPKREARAKAAERHVSTVSEACAKDIERSLAGVREFDGMPAGFVAAMKAKVQTAVATEEQVAEDVEGAEAAEVEAALEPVEEPAEEIAEAESAPAEEPAPVLPEVTVLDASTTQAILDNGRGYAQFCDMAVLAFASFTNPGGGYIQGYLGQEATLCADSYLYNVLDKQRKWYGENRRRNINCELYRNRALVVPAVRFDRNHVHAYADVIVAAAPNVKRARQEYRVSDDALLDALRDRIRFVLAICDELGREKLVLGAWGCDNNGFDAEAVAELFRKELASGDFKVKQVFFAVPSTRWDEDFAKFEHVLANFPERNEESYAQVAARAAAARAAEQAQAATEDDENEDDWRKYL is encoded by the coding sequence ATGGCAGACGTCGACAACAGGAACCGTAACCGCAGGTCCAACCGAGCGGGTCAGCCCAATCCCAAGCGCGAGGCCCGTGCCAAGGCCGCCGAGCGTCACGTGTCAACTGTGTCCGAAGCGTGCGCCAAGGATATCGAGCGTTCGCTTGCCGGTGTTCGCGAGTTTGACGGTATGCCTGCCGGCTTTGTCGCGGCGATGAAGGCCAAGGTTCAGACTGCTGTGGCCACCGAAGAACAGGTTGCCGAGGACGTCGAGGGCGCGGAGGCTGCCGAGGTCGAGGCAGCGCTCGAGCCCGTCGAGGAGCCTGCCGAGGAAATCGCCGAAGCTGAGTCCGCGCCTGCTGAGGAGCCCGCTCCGGTTCTGCCCGAGGTCACCGTGCTCGATGCCTCCACCACGCAGGCCATCTTGGACAACGGTCGTGGCTATGCGCAGTTCTGCGACATGGCCGTGCTCGCCTTTGCCTCGTTCACCAATCCGGGCGGTGGCTATATTCAGGGTTATCTGGGCCAGGAGGCCACGCTGTGCGCCGATTCGTATCTGTACAACGTTCTCGATAAGCAGCGCAAATGGTACGGCGAGAACCGTCGCCGCAACATCAACTGCGAGCTTTACCGAAACCGTGCGCTGGTGGTGCCTGCGGTGCGCTTCGACCGCAACCACGTGCATGCATACGCCGACGTGATCGTGGCCGCCGCGCCCAACGTTAAGCGCGCCCGCCAGGAGTATCGCGTGAGCGACGATGCTCTGCTGGACGCCCTGCGCGACCGCATTCGCTTTGTGCTTGCCATCTGCGACGAGCTGGGTCGCGAGAAGCTCGTACTGGGCGCTTGGGGCTGCGACAACAACGGCTTTGACGCCGAGGCCGTGGCCGAGCTCTTCCGCAAGGAGCTCGCGTCGGGCGACTTTAAGGTCAAGCAAGTCTTCTTTGCCGTGCCTTCTACGCGCTGGGATGAGGATTTTGCCAAGTTCGAGCACGTGCTGGCAAACTTCCCCGAGCGCAACGAGGAGTCCTATGCCCAGGTTGCCGCTCGCGCTGCGGCAGCTCGCGCCGCCGAGCAGGCCCAGGCTGCTACCGAGGATGATGAGAACGAGGACGATTGGCGCAAGTACCTGTAA
- a CDS encoding SGNH/GDSL hydrolase family protein has product MKNVLCFGDSNTYGYDPAGMRDGTAVRYAQDVRWCGVAQRDLGEGWHVIEEGLNGRTTVRDDMCHLDTNLNGIRALPMLLEAHKPLDAIVIMLGTNDCKTVFNVTASDIARGAMALIRAVRAFPWTDAAPCPRILLMAPIKIKPQIADVYMTDFDEHSVEASEHFGEYYAHVAEQFGCDFLNAADFAEPGDIDYLHMMPESHESLGHAVAAKLQEMLGE; this is encoded by the coding sequence ATGAAAAACGTTCTATGCTTTGGCGACAGCAACACCTATGGTTACGATCCGGCGGGCATGCGCGACGGCACCGCGGTGCGCTATGCGCAGGATGTGCGCTGGTGCGGCGTGGCCCAACGTGACTTAGGCGAGGGCTGGCATGTAATTGAAGAAGGCCTCAACGGCCGCACGACGGTACGCGACGACATGTGCCATCTGGACACCAATCTTAACGGCATCCGCGCACTTCCGATGCTGCTCGAGGCCCATAAGCCGCTGGACGCCATTGTGATCATGCTGGGCACCAACGACTGTAAGACGGTCTTTAACGTGACAGCTTCCGATATCGCCCGTGGCGCCATGGCGCTGATTCGCGCCGTCCGCGCGTTTCCGTGGACCGACGCTGCGCCTTGTCCGCGCATTCTGCTGATGGCGCCTATCAAGATTAAGCCGCAGATCGCCGACGTATATATGACCGATTTTGACGAGCATTCCGTAGAAGCCTCGGAACATTTTGGTGAGTACTACGCGCATGTGGCTGAGCAGTTTGGCTGCGACTTTTTGAATGCAGCCGACTTTGCCGAGCCGGGCGATATCGACTATCTGCATATGATGCCCGAAAGCCACGAGAGCCTGGGTCACGCCGTGGCAGCCAAGCTCCAAGAGATGCTCGGTGAGTAG
- the thiD gene encoding bifunctional hydroxymethylpyrimidine kinase/phosphomethylpyrimidine kinase has product MDRSKVPAVLSIAGSDSSGGAGIQADIKTITAHRLYAETAITAITAQNTLGVTAVQNISPDIVAAQIDAVFDDIRPSAVKIGMVSSAEIIEVIADRLSAWNATNVVVDPVMVATSGARLIAEDAAEALTRRLFPLATVITPNIPEAMALLDYEVDSERTQQNAAMLLTRRFGCASLVKGGHLVNEANDVLAEPAPLDDEGSHLGDPLTTWFRHKRIETDNTHGTGCTLSSAIACALAQGMDLADAVNAGKAYLTGALAAGLDMGKGSGPVNHMWQY; this is encoded by the coding sequence ATGGATCGCAGTAAGGTACCTGCCGTTCTGTCCATCGCAGGATCCGATTCCAGCGGTGGCGCCGGCATTCAGGCCGACATCAAGACCATCACGGCGCACCGCCTGTATGCCGAGACGGCCATCACCGCTATCACCGCACAGAACACCCTAGGCGTCACCGCCGTACAGAACATCTCCCCGGATATCGTCGCTGCGCAGATCGACGCCGTATTTGACGATATCCGCCCCAGCGCCGTCAAGATCGGCATGGTTTCCTCTGCCGAGATTATCGAGGTTATCGCCGACCGCCTGAGCGCCTGGAACGCGACAAACGTGGTCGTCGACCCCGTCATGGTAGCCACCTCGGGCGCACGGCTGATTGCCGAAGATGCCGCCGAGGCGCTCACCCGCCGCCTGTTCCCACTGGCAACCGTCATCACGCCCAATATTCCCGAGGCCATGGCCCTGCTTGACTACGAGGTCGACTCCGAGCGCACACAGCAAAATGCTGCCATGCTCCTCACCCGCCGCTTTGGTTGCGCATCCCTCGTTAAGGGTGGGCATCTTGTCAACGAGGCCAACGATGTATTGGCCGAACCCGCGCCGCTCGATGACGAGGGCAGCCATCTGGGCGATCCGCTCACCACGTGGTTCCGCCACAAGCGCATCGAGACCGACAACACACACGGCACCGGCTGCACGCTTTCGTCCGCCATCGCCTGCGCGCTGGCCCAGGGCATGGATCTTGCCGATGCCGTCAACGCCGGCAAGGCCTACCTAACGGGCGCCCTCGCCGCCGGCCTTGACATGGGCAAAGGTTCCGGCCCCGTCAACCACATGTGGCAGTATTAA
- the thiC gene encoding phosphomethylpyrimidine synthase ThiC: MSTQTEPKLVTQIDFARAGQITPQMKEVAEREHRDPEYIRERVADGRIAIPANIVHIKKGMRAFGVGEGLSTKVNVNLGISGDKADATEEWKKVKIAEDFGADAIMDLSNSGKTRQFRQQLIDETPLMVGTVPMYDAIGYMEKPLVKLTKDDLFEVVRAHAEDGVDFMTIHCGINKSVTKTFKETGRLMNIVSRGGSLLFGWMEVTGNENPFYEYFDELLEICHEYDVTISLGDSCRPGCLYDSNDATETAEMIELGKLCKRAWAAGVQVMVEGPGHMALDEIAANMKLQKRLCHNAPFYVLGPLVTDIGVGYDHITAAIGGAISASSGADFLCYVTPAEHLCLPNAQDVLDGLMATKIAAHAADIAKKVPHARDMDDKMGQARRKLDWDAMWKCALDPVTGKKRYEESPAATEGTCTMCGKMCAVRTVNKVFEGTTIDLGMED; the protein is encoded by the coding sequence ATGAGCACACAGACCGAGCCCAAGCTCGTCACGCAAATCGACTTCGCCCGTGCCGGGCAGATCACGCCGCAGATGAAGGAAGTCGCCGAGCGCGAGCATCGCGACCCCGAGTACATCCGCGAGCGCGTGGCCGACGGCCGCATCGCCATTCCCGCCAATATTGTGCACATCAAAAAGGGCATGCGCGCCTTTGGCGTCGGTGAGGGCCTATCCACCAAGGTCAACGTGAACTTGGGCATCTCGGGCGACAAGGCCGATGCCACCGAGGAATGGAAGAAGGTCAAGATCGCCGAGGACTTTGGCGCCGACGCCATCATGGACCTCTCCAACTCGGGCAAGACGCGCCAGTTCCGCCAGCAGCTCATCGACGAGACGCCGCTCATGGTAGGCACCGTCCCCATGTACGACGCCATCGGCTATATGGAAAAGCCGCTGGTCAAGCTCACCAAGGACGACCTGTTCGAAGTCGTGCGCGCGCATGCCGAGGACGGCGTGGACTTTATGACCATTCACTGCGGCATCAACAAGTCGGTCACCAAGACCTTTAAGGAGACCGGCCGCCTGATGAACATCGTGAGCCGCGGCGGCTCACTGCTGTTTGGCTGGATGGAGGTCACCGGTAACGAGAACCCGTTCTACGAGTACTTTGACGAGCTGCTCGAGATTTGCCACGAGTACGACGTGACGATTTCGCTCGGCGACTCCTGCCGCCCGGGCTGCCTCTACGACTCCAACGATGCCACCGAGACCGCTGAGATGATCGAGCTGGGCAAGCTGTGCAAGCGCGCTTGGGCCGCCGGCGTCCAGGTCATGGTCGAGGGCCCGGGTCACATGGCGCTCGACGAGATCGCCGCCAACATGAAACTGCAGAAGCGCCTGTGCCACAATGCCCCGTTCTATGTGCTCGGGCCGCTGGTGACCGATATCGGCGTGGGTTACGACCACATCACCGCTGCCATCGGCGGCGCCATCTCCGCCAGCTCCGGTGCCGACTTCCTGTGCTACGTGACGCCGGCCGAGCACCTGTGCCTGCCCAACGCCCAGGACGTGCTCGATGGCCTCATGGCCACTAAGATTGCCGCGCACGCCGCCGATATCGCCAAGAAGGTGCCGCACGCCCGCGACATGGACGACAAGATGGGCCAAGCACGCCGCAAGCTCGACTGGGATGCCATGTGGAAGTGTGCCCTCGACCCGGTCACCGGCAAGAAACGCTACGAAGAATCCCCCGCCGCCACCGAGGGCACCTGCACCATGTGCGGCAAGATGTGCGCCGTCCGCACCGTTAACAAGGTGTTCGAAGGCACGACGATCGACCTCGGCATGGAGGACTAA
- a CDS encoding YaaA family protein yields the protein MLQVIVSPAKQMRAAQDAFEVQGIPPFARETAQLHHALLDIERTEGDSGLQALWNVSDKLLAPCLDILHEFEPILGNGDLDNPALARHLSPAIMSYHGIQYQSMAPEVMDAEQLAWLQSHLWILSGLYGCVRPFHAVEPYRLEMGAKLAVDDARDLYAFWGDKLARATAPAGSNTTIVNLASVEYAKAVLPHLADDATAVTCLFGEGIRNGKPIQRSTASKKARGSMVRWMAENKLEDASELTAFNIGYRHIPELSDKNTLVFMNAQAQ from the coding sequence ATGCTCCAGGTCATCGTTTCACCCGCCAAGCAAATGCGCGCGGCACAAGATGCTTTTGAAGTTCAGGGGATTCCGCCCTTTGCGCGCGAGACCGCTCAGCTGCACCATGCGCTCTTGGACATCGAACGAACCGAAGGCGACAGCGGCCTACAAGCTCTGTGGAACGTCAGCGACAAGCTGCTGGCCCCTTGTCTCGACATTTTGCATGAGTTCGAGCCCATCTTGGGGAACGGCGATCTCGACAATCCCGCACTCGCCCGTCACCTCTCCCCTGCCATCATGTCCTATCACGGCATTCAGTACCAGAGCATGGCACCCGAGGTAATGGATGCCGAACAGCTCGCCTGGCTGCAAAGCCACCTGTGGATCCTCTCCGGCCTCTACGGGTGCGTTCGTCCCTTTCATGCCGTCGAACCGTATCGGCTGGAGATGGGCGCGAAGCTCGCCGTCGACGATGCCCGAGACCTCTACGCGTTTTGGGGCGACAAGCTCGCACGGGCTACCGCCCCGGCAGGCTCAAACACCACGATCGTCAACCTCGCCAGCGTAGAGTATGCCAAAGCCGTTCTGCCCCACCTCGCGGACGACGCCACGGCCGTCACATGCCTCTTTGGCGAGGGTATCCGCAACGGCAAGCCCATCCAACGGTCGACCGCCAGCAAAAAGGCGCGCGGCTCCATGGTGCGGTGGATGGCAGAAAACAAGCTCGAGGATGCAAGCGAACTTACCGCATTCAACATCGGCTATCGGCACATCCCCGAGCTTTCAGACAAAAACACCCTGGTTTTCATGAACGCGCAGGCACAATAG
- a CDS encoding aminopeptidase, which translates to MERPCAWKKYTPQQVEELEELCRGYKQFLSENKTERLCVKTGIKMAEEAGYVDLETVIAEGRELKAGDKVYAANHGKDLMLVNLGTAPLEQGFNILGAHVDSPRLDLKQNPAFEAGDMAYLDTHYYGGVKSYHWVASPLALVGVICKKDGTTVDINIGDKADDPVFTISDLLIHLSSEQMSKPAKDAVDAEILDVIVGGRPVKFDGDDKDAPKEPVKQMFLDILKEQYDVEEEDFLSAEIEVVPAGPARDMGLDRSMILGYGHDDRVCAYPSMLAQIDVANVERTSITLIVDKEEIGSVGATGMTSRFFENTVAEIMTLAGEDSPLALRRALARSRMLSSDVSAGFDPGYAGKFETKNAAFMGRGLCFNKYTGSRGKGGSNDADAEYVALVRDIMDEAGVDFQTCELGRVNAGGGGTIAYIMAKYGMNVIDSGVAVLSMHALWEVANKADIYEAYRGYKAFLERA; encoded by the coding sequence ATGGAGCGTCCCTGCGCATGGAAAAAGTACACGCCACAGCAAGTCGAGGAGCTCGAGGAGCTTTGCCGCGGCTATAAGCAGTTTTTGAGCGAGAACAAGACCGAGCGCCTGTGCGTCAAGACCGGCATCAAGATGGCCGAGGAGGCGGGATACGTCGACCTGGAGACCGTGATCGCCGAGGGCCGCGAGCTCAAGGCAGGCGACAAGGTGTACGCCGCCAACCACGGCAAGGACCTTATGCTCGTCAACCTGGGCACCGCCCCGCTCGAGCAGGGCTTTAACATCCTGGGCGCCCACGTGGACTCGCCGCGCCTGGACCTTAAGCAGAATCCCGCCTTCGAGGCCGGCGACATGGCCTACCTCGACACGCACTACTACGGCGGCGTCAAGAGCTACCACTGGGTAGCCTCCCCGCTCGCACTCGTGGGCGTCATCTGCAAAAAGGACGGTACCACCGTCGACATCAATATCGGCGACAAGGCGGACGACCCGGTCTTTACCATCTCCGACCTGCTGATCCACCTCTCGAGCGAGCAGATGTCCAAGCCTGCCAAGGACGCCGTCGATGCCGAGATCCTCGACGTGATCGTGGGCGGTCGTCCCGTCAAGTTCGATGGGGACGACAAGGACGCCCCCAAGGAGCCCGTCAAGCAGATGTTCCTGGACATCCTCAAGGAGCAGTACGACGTCGAGGAGGAGGACTTCCTCTCCGCCGAGATCGAGGTCGTGCCCGCCGGCCCCGCCCGCGACATGGGCCTCGACCGCTCCATGATTTTGGGCTATGGCCACGACGATCGCGTCTGCGCCTACCCCTCCATGCTCGCCCAGATCGACGTCGCCAACGTGGAGCGCACGAGCATCACGCTCATCGTCGACAAGGAGGAGATCGGCTCCGTGGGTGCCACCGGTATGACGAGCCGCTTCTTCGAGAACACCGTCGCCGAGATCATGACGCTCGCCGGCGAGGATAGCCCGCTGGCCCTGCGCCGCGCACTCGCCCGCAGCCGCATGCTCTCCTCCGACGTGTCCGCCGGCTTCGACCCGGGCTATGCCGGCAAGTTCGAGACCAAGAACGCGGCCTTTATGGGTCGCGGCCTGTGCTTTAACAAGTACACGGGCAGCCGCGGCAAGGGCGGCTCCAACGACGCCGATGCCGAGTACGTGGCCCTCGTCCGCGACATCATGGACGAGGCCGGCGTGGACTTCCAGACCTGTGAGCTCGGTCGCGTCAACGCGGGCGGCGGCGGCACCATTGCCTACATCATGGCCAAGTATGGCATGAACGTCATCGACTCCGGCGTTGCCGTCCTGTCCATGCACGCCCTGTGGGAGGTCGCCAACAAGGCCGATATCTACGAGGCCTATCGCGGGTACAAAGCCTTCCTCGAGCGCGCCTAA